In a single window of the Elaeis guineensis isolate ETL-2024a chromosome 4, EG11, whole genome shotgun sequence genome:
- the LOC105042810 gene encoding LOW QUALITY PROTEIN: RNA polymerase II C-terminal domain phosphatase-like 1 (The sequence of the model RefSeq protein was modified relative to this genomic sequence to represent the inferred CDS: inserted 1 base in 1 codon) — protein MFKSAVYHGNSLIGEVEISPQNSNPGAWLREIRISHFSPPSERCPPLAVLHTIASASVSFKMESKSPPSDESQLCSLHAACLRDQKTAVIPLGEEELHLVAMKPRKNLMHYACFWGFNVASGLYNSCLGMLNLRCLGIVFDLDETLIVANTMRSFEDRIDALQRKISSETDPQRVTGMLAEVKRYQDDKSILKQYAENDQVVENGNVFKVQSEVVPPLSDNHQLITRPIIRLQEKNIILTRVNPSIRDTSVLVRLRPAWEELRSYLTARGRKRFEVYVCTMAEKDYALEMWRLLDPDSSLINAMQLLDRIVCVKSGSRKSLLNVFQDGICHPKMALVIDDRLKVWDDKDQPRVHVVPAFAPYYAPQAEANGNVPVLCVARNVACNVRGGFFKDFDEGLLPRISDIFYEDEMKDFPSAPDVGNYLISEDDNATSNGSKDLLCSEGMTDAEVERRLKEANGNVQAIYPMVNXFDPSSMSSIQHVMASSSGVPSLAATQVMMPLPNNQCPQPIALGRPLGQPGLPEPSLQGSPAREEGEVPESELDPDTRRRLLILQHGQDIRDPTPQFPVRPPLHVAVSPVQSRGSWFPLEEEMNPRQLSRAPKEFSLEPETVCFDKKRPNHQSYYRTGENSISSDRVLNENRRLAMQLRHGDDRLRPNHAAANCDSFSGEEMPIGRISSSHRDIQFESGQVTVQYAGTPAGVLQDIATKCGAKVEFRTALCDTTELQFSVEVWFVGEKIGEGIGKTRKEAQQQAAEFSLRTLANKYLSNATSDTLRGDMLKPSNAKENGFISDPNSFGYPAYVRDDLLGVASTSEESRFLDLRLEGSKKSTASVAALKELCTIEGFNLIFQPQPSASTDSVGKGEVYAQVEVAGQILGKGVGTTWEEAKLQAAEEALGTLKSMLGQFTQKRSGSPRSVSAAPNKRLKPDFSRMLQRIPSSGRYSKNETPVP, from the exons ATGTTCAAATCGGCTGTTTATCATGGGAATTCCCTAATTGGGGAGGTGGAAATCTCCCCCCAGAACTCGAATCCTGGCGCCTGGCTCAGGGAGATCCGGATCTCCCACTTCTCCCCGCCTAGCGAGCGGTGCCCACCGCTCGCCGTGCTCCACACTATTGCCTCGGCCAGCGTCAGCTTCAAAATGGAATCAAAGTCGCCACCGTCCGATGAGTCACAGCTATGTTCCTTGCATGCTGCATGCCTCAGAGATCAAAAG ACTGCAGTTATTCCATTGGGAGAGGAAGAATTGCACTTGGTGGCCATGAAGCCTAGGAAAAACCTCATGCACTATGCATGTTTTTGGGGTTTTAATGTTGCATCAGGACTGTATAACTCTTGCCTTGGCATGTTGAACCTAAGGTGCCTAGGGATTGTGTTTGATCTTGATGAAACCCTCATAGTTGCTAATACCATGCGCTCATTCGAGGACAGGATTGATGCTCTTCAACGGAAAATTAGTAGTGAGACAGATCCACAACGAGTAACAGGTATGTTGGCTGAGGTCAAGCGCTATCAAGATGACAAATCTATCTTGAAGCAGTATGCAGAAAATGACCAAGTCGTTGAAAATGGGAATGTCTTTAAAGTTCAATCTGAGGTTGTACCGCCTTTATCTGATAATCATCAATTGATAACCCGTCCAATTATACGGTTACAAGAGAAGAATATCATTCTTACACGTGTTAATCCATCG ATACGGGATACTAGTGTCCTTGTACGGTTAAGACCTGCATGGGAGGAACTAAGAAGCTACTTAACTGCTCGAGGCCGCAAGCGTTTTGAGGTCTATGTTTGTACAATGGCTGAAAAAGATTATGCTTTGGAAATGTGGAGGCTTCTTGACCCTGATTCAAGCTTGATCAACGCTATGCAACTTCTTGACCGGATAGTGTGTGTGAAATCAG GCTCAAGAAAGTCACTCCTTAATGTCTTTCAAGATGGAATTTGCCATCCAAAGATGGCACTAGTTATTGATGATCGTCTGAAAGTTTGGGATGATAAAGATCAACCTCGAGTTCATGTTGTCCCTGCATTTGCTCCATATTATGCTCCTCAGGCAGAG GCAAATGGCAATGTCCCAGTTTTATGTGTTGCAAGAAATGTTGCATGCAATGTTAGGGGTGGTTTTTTCAA AGACTTTGATGAAGGCCTACTGCCACGAATTAGTGACATTTTCTATGAAGATGAAATGAAAGATTTCCCATCTGCTCCAGATGTGGGCAATTATTTAATTTCAGAG GATGATAATGCTACTTCAAATGGAAGTAAAGACCTGCTTTGTTCTGAGGGCATGACAGATGCTGAGGTTGAAAGGAGATTGAAG GAGGCAAATGGCAATGTCCAAGCTATCTATCCCATGGTCA ACTTTGATCCGAGCTCCATGTCTTCTATACAACATGTTATGGCTTCTTCATCCGGTGTACCTTCGCTGGCAGCCACTCAAGTGATGATGCCTTTGCCTAACAACCAGTGTCCACAGCCCATTGCATTAGGCAGGCCATTAGGTCAACCTGGGCTTCCAGAACCTAGTTTGCAAGGTTCTCCTGCTAGGGAAGAGGGTGAGGTTCCCGAGTCAGAATTAGATCCGGACACAAGGAGAAGGCTTCTTATATTGCAACATGGTCAAGACATACGAGATCCTACTCCTCAATTTCCTGTGAGACCCCCTCTCCATGTCGCAGTTTCTCCAGTGCAATCACGGGGAAGTTGGTTTCCATTGGAGGAAGAGATGAATCCAAGACAATTGAGCAGGGCACCTAAAGAATTTTCTTTAGAACCTGAGACTGTATGTTTTGATAAAAAACGACCTAACCATCAATCTTACTATCGCACTGGGGAGAATTCTATTTCCTCTGATAGAGTTCTTAATGAAAATCGGAGATTGGCTATGCAG TTACGTCATGGAGATGATCGGTTGAGACCAAACCATGCAGCAGCAAACTGTGATTCCTTCTCAG GTGAGGAGATGCCAATCGGTCGAATTTCTTCTAGCCACAGGGACATCCAATTTGAATCTGGCCAGGTCACTGTACAATATGCGGGAACTCCTGCTGGGGTCCTACAGGATATTGCAACAAAGTGTGGAGCAAag GTGGAATTTCGAACAGCTTTATGTGACACTACGGAATTGCAGTTTTCTGTGGAG GTTTGGTTTGTTGGAGAAAAAATAGGGGAAGGAATTGGTAAAACGAGGAAGGAAGCCCAGCAGCAAGCTGCTGAATTCTCCCTTCGAACTTTGGCTA ATAAATATTTGTCGAATGCTACATCTGATACTCTGCGTGGAGATATGCTAAAGCCCTCTAATGCTAAAGAAAATGGTTTTATAAGTGATCCAAACTCTTTTGGATATCCAGCATATGTCAGGGATGATCTTTTGGGAGTAGCAAGCACTTCAGAAGAGTCCCGTTTTTTGGACCTGAGACTAGAGGGTTCAAAAAAATCAACAGCTTCTGTTGCTGCTCTCAAAGAACTA TGTACCATTGAGGGATTTAACCTAATTTTTCAACCTCAGCCCTCAGCTTCAACTGATTCAGTCGGTAAAGGGGAAGTGTATGCACAG GTTGAAGTAGCTGGGCAGATATTAGGAAAAGGAGTTGGAACAACCTGGGAAGAAGCTAAGCTGCAG GCAGCTGAAGAGGCCCTTGGAACTTTGAAGTCTATGCTTGGTCAATTTACTCAGAAACGCTCAGGATCTCCAAG aTCAGTGTCAGCAGCTCCAAACAAGCGTTTGAAGCCAGATTTTTCACGGATGTTGCAGAGAATCCCATCATCTGGTAGATATTCTAAGAATGAAACTCCTGTGCCTTGA